A segment of the Vagococcus hydrophili genome:
CAGTTTAGATTGGCTAGCTACATGTCGGATTTGTTTTTGAGTTAAATGGATATCGGTAATATTCTTCTGGGTAATGAACATCGTCTCTTGTTCCACCAAAAGATAAGAAAAATTAGTAATCGTCATTAAATGATCTAAAAAATTAATAAGTGGTTTCATTTTGTCACTTCTTTCATTGAAAAATACTATTAATCAGATAAATTTACTATAATATTTTTAACAAAAAAAGTAAACTGTTAATGAAAGCGCTATAATAATTATAGGGGGAATTACCATGACACAATCGACACATTATTTAAGTATTGATATTGGGGGAACCTTTATCAAACATGCCTTGATTAATCACAGTGGGCAAATTGTATTTGTAAAAAAAGAAGCGACACCTTCTAATTTATCTGAGTTTAAAGATGTTTTAAAAAATGTATTAAAAGAATATACGAATCAAGTGAAAGCTGTGGCAGTCAGTTGTCCAGGTAAAATTGATTCTGAAGCGGGAATTGTTTATCACGGAGGGGCTCTAACTTTTTTACACGAGTTTCCTTTAAAAGATTTTATTGAAAAAGAGATTAATTTACCTTGTGGTGTGATGAATGACGGAAAATCAGCAGCACTTGCTGAATTATGGTTAGGACAGTTAAAAGGTATTGAAAATGGTGGTGTCATGACACTTGGAACTGGTGTTGGTGGTGGTCTGATTTTAAATGGTAGCCTGCACTCAGGCGCTCATTTTCAAGCAGGTGAATTGAGTATGATGATGTTGACATCAGAAAGCCCAGTAGCGATGGACGCTATTGGTGGTGCGAGAGGATCAGCAGTTAATTTTGTGAAACAGGCGGCTGAGATGTTGGGACTAGATGACGTGTTAGATGGTCGTCATGTGTTCGAGGAATTAGAAAAGAAAAATGAGCTTATCTATCCACTATTTGAAAATTATTGCCAAGGGGTAGCCTTTATGATGATGAATGTTCAAGCGGTGGTGGATTTAGAGAAAATAGCAATTGGTGGGGGCATTAGCGCACAACCAATCTTAGTAGAAGAAATCAAACGTCAACATCAAAAAATTTTAGATGGTTTCCCAGTCTTTTCAAGTATGATGCCACCGATTGAAATCGTTGCTTGTCATTTTAGAAATGAAGCAGGACTTTTAGGGGCGCTCTATCATTTATTAGAAGAAATGGACCAACATTAATCAACGAGGAGGATTTTTTATGAAACGAAATTACGAAGCGGTATTAGCTGAAAAAATTAGAGAGCAACAATATCAAGTGACACATCGAGATGTGCCAGTGACGATTAAACCCATTCCAGATTGTGATATTACAGGTGCGATGGACCCAAGACTTTATCAGAATCAAAAGAAACTAAGTTTAATCATGAAATTTATGCCAAAGAGTTTGATGAAATTTGATGCGAGTCCCAAATCGATTAAACGCCTGAGAAAAATGTTTAATAGTGTGGATTCAACGCCAATGGTGGAAGAGAAAATTGAGGAAATGGCTTTTACCGTAACCGCTGAGGACGGTTATGAGATTCCAATGATTCGTTTCCAACAAGCTCAACCCATTGAAAATTCACCAGTTCTTTATTTTATTCACGGTGGTGGCTTCTTTGCGGGAAGTATTGATGTGGTTCGTGAGGCACTGCGTTTATTTGTTCATGAGACGAACATGATTGCAGTTAGCATTGATTACCGTTTAGCGCCAGAAAATCCATACCCAATTGGACACAAAGATTGTTATTCTGGTTTGAGATGGTTGGCGGATCATGTGAGTGAGTGGGGAGCTGATCCTCATAGTATTTTTGTAGCTGGAGACAGTGCGGGTGGTAACTTAACTGCCTATTGTAGTAATCGTGACATTGAGGAAAATCGCCAAGATGTGTGTGGTCAAATCTTACTTTATCCAACTCTTAACATGGGTGGCGTGAAAGATAAGTATACAGAGTTTAGCATCGACCGAGATGTTAAGATGTATAAGAAACATGAAAGTGTAATTCGTCCGTCGATTGAGATTTTCTCAGAGATGACAGGGGGCTTACAAGAAATTTTAGGCACAGATAATGTCCTGGTTCCGTACTTAACACCTTACATGTCAGTAAGTGAAAAAATGCCACCAACCATGATTACTTCAGGAGAGCACGATTTTCTGACCTTTGAAAGTTTGGCTTACGCTAAAAAGTTAATCGATTTAGGTGTTGATACGACAGTTACTTTGTATAACGGGATGGGGCATGCTTATATTGATCAAATCGGTAACTTCCCACAAGCAGAGGATTGTATTCGCGACATAAGTGACTTTGTTAGAAAGAATCGAAAATAATGAAGAAAAAAACATGGGCTTTGTTTATCTTATTCGCTATTTTATTAGTCAGTTTTACTTTTATGGATTTGGAAATATCACAAATTTTGTATAATCCAGAAAGTTTATTCGGTTGGTTTTTCGAGTCATTTGGTGAAGTGGTTCTGGCATTGATAGGTTGTTTTAGTGCCGCAAGTTTAATTCGGGTGAGTGGCAAAAAGTGGTCTATTGGAAACATCTTACTGGGAGTCTTATTCTTTTTTGATACGTTTATGGCGAGTTTCCTAATCACTCACTATTTGAAATTGCCCATGGTTGTGATGGGACTTTTAGCAGGCCTTTGTTTTGTGATTTTTCCTTTGATTGCTTTAAAGATTAAGGAAGCTGATTTTGAAGTGGTGAGAAGAATTGCTAAAGCAGGTGTTGTTATTTCCTTGGCACCGATTATTATTGTGACTGTTTTAAAAGTTCTTTGGGGCAGACAACGTTACCGTAGTATGGTCAACCCAGCAGCCGAATTTACACCTTGGTATGTGATTAATGGCTTCACTACAGATGACAACTTTATGTCATTTCCTTCTGGTCACTCAGCGAACAGTGCCACGATTATTTGGATTACGTGGTTACCTATGTGGTTAGAGAAACTAAAAGGCAAAGAAATGATGCTTTACGGAATTGTGGCGGCTTGGATTGTTTGTGTGATGTTGAGTCGTGTGATTATGGGAGCTCATTTTGCTAGTGATGTGTTAATGGGCGCTAGTATAACGATTGCTTTAAATTTATATTTGAAGAAAAAATGGGGTGGAAATCCTCTGAGAGAATGTTAAATCTTGAAGTTACTGTAGGATGAATTCATAAATAGACAGTGAAAACGAGGTTATACGAATGAAAAATTATTACTACAGCTGGGGGTTCACCCAAAGAATTATCAAATGAGAACTGGGAAGGAGAGGATAGAAAGACGAAAATTTAAGGAGCAAACAAAATATGTTAACAAGAAAAATAGCAACACCTAGTGATTATGAGATGATTTTAAAGATATGGAAATTATCGGTAAAGGCAACTCACCACTTTTTAAGTGATGAAGACCGTTTGTTTTATAAGGAACAAATTCCGAAATTTTTAGATGCTGTGGAGCTTTCTCTTTGGTTTGATGAGGAGCAGCTGATTGGTTTTAGTGGGGGAAATGGTTATGAATTAGACATGCTATTTCTAGACCCAAAGTTCATTGGTAAAGGATATGGTCATTCGATTTTAACCTGGTTAATTGAGAACAAGAACATTTCTTTTATTGATGTGAATAAGCAAAATGAAACAGCTAAAGACTTCTATTTGAAACATGGGTTTAAGGTAGAATCTGAAAGTCAGACAGATGGCTTTGGTAAGCTTTATCCGATATTACATTTGAAGAGATAATAGAAAAATCCAGATTCGGGAGACTGAACTGGCTTTTTTTTTGATTTTAACTATCGTCACTTTTTTTAATAAATAATTTTTATTATTAGCTGTGGCTATGGGAATAACTATAAAAAATAGTGGCGGATTTATTTAATGCTATAATTAAAATAAAAGGAGCGAGGTCATGGAAAGAAAAATCAATGCGTTTCATTTAAAAATTATTGCTATCGTCGCAATGCTAATAAATCATATAGGCCAAGGATTTAGTATATATGAATACAATCATTTTTTGTTTTTTTCTACAGAATTTATAGGAAAGCTTACTTTTCCCATAATGGCATATTTACTAGTAGAGGGATTTTATTATACTAAAAATTTAAAGAAATATATGTTGAGAATGGCATTGTTTTGGGTGATTTCAATCTACCCGTTTCATCTTTTACACGCCCAGGGAACACCATTTGAACCAATAGAATTAGTAAATAATATCTTTTTCACCTTACTAATGGGATTACTAATGCTTAGAGCAATAAAAAAAATAACGAATAAAGGCATACGGATCTTTATAGTCATAGTATTTTCCCTACTTACGGCGATGTCTGATTGGAGCGTAGTTGGAATTTTTATGATTTATGGCTTTTATATAATAAAAGATCCTAAGAGAAAAATCATATCACCATGTTTTCATACAACCTTTTTTTTATTTCTAATAATGCTTATGGGAGCTGTAGGTGCGCCTGACAATGTTATGTGGTACATGCCTATTACCGCATTAGGTATCTTTTTAGTTATACCACTTTTACTAAATTATAATGGAGAGCGGGGATTGAATAACAATTTTATCAAGTGGGGGTTTTATTTATTTTATCCATTACATACAATCGTATTAGTATTAATTAGAAATTTAATTTAGCTATTGATTCAAGAATAGCAGGCTTATAGGAATCCTTTTAAATGGGGATTCTTTTTTTTAAGAATCTAGTACCTACCTGTCATATTTTAAAAATAGTTGGTTTTTGAAAATTTTCAAGTTGATTTTCATTTAAGACATTCAAAACTTGCTTAAAAAGTGCTAAACTATGGTCAAGGTAAGCGAAAGGAAGATTACTTTTGAAAGTTATGAAGCAGTTATTCGTCATATTTTTATTTTCTTTTTTAGGAGAGATTGTCTCGAAGATTATTCCGATTCCAGGTAGTGTGATTGGGATGGTGCTTTTATTTTTTGCTCTTCATTTTAAATGGATTAAAATGGAGCAAGTGGAAGACACAGGACATTGGCTCATTAACAACATGGGATTGTTTTTCGTTCCAGCAGGAGTTGGACTGATGGCTAATTTTGAGATGTTAAAGGACATTTGGTGGCAGTTGCTGATTATTATGGTGATTACAACAGGTCTAATGATTGTCTTTGTGGGACGTGTGGTTCAACGAATCAAGCGTCGTTTCGATAAAAAAACTCTATTAAAAAAGGAATTAAAATCTCATGTTGAATGATATATTGAAAAATCCCTTACTTTGGATTACGGTGACGTTTGGTTTTTACTTACTATCTAGCCATTTAAAAGCTAAATATCCGTCGAACCCACTATTTACACCTTTATCTTTTACGATTATCGTGATTATTATTTTATTGATGGTCTTTGATGTGCCGTTAAATACCTATCAAGAGGGTGGTAAATATTTTAGTCTATTTATCACACCAGCAACGGTTTCTCTAGCGATTTCTTTAGAGAAAAATTTTGATTATCTCCGTCGCTATTTTCCAGCAATTTTAAGTGGGATCTTTTTAGGTGTTCTTTTCCACACGATTTTGATTTTCTTATTTGCGAAAGTCTTTAACTTTAATCAAGAAATGGTGGTAACCTTGATTCCTAAATCGATTACG
Coding sequences within it:
- a CDS encoding GNAT family N-acetyltransferase produces the protein MLTRKIATPSDYEMILKIWKLSVKATHHFLSDEDRLFYKEQIPKFLDAVELSLWFDEEQLIGFSGGNGYELDMLFLDPKFIGKGYGHSILTWLIENKNISFIDVNKQNETAKDFYLKHGFKVESESQTDGFGKLYPILHLKR
- a CDS encoding TraX family protein, with the translated sequence MERKINAFHLKIIAIVAMLINHIGQGFSIYEYNHFLFFSTEFIGKLTFPIMAYLLVEGFYYTKNLKKYMLRMALFWVISIYPFHLLHAQGTPFEPIELVNNIFFTLLMGLLMLRAIKKITNKGIRIFIVIVFSLLTAMSDWSVVGIFMIYGFYIIKDPKRKIISPCFHTTFFLFLIMLMGAVGAPDNVMWYMPITALGIFLVIPLLLNYNGERGLNNNFIKWGFYLFYPLHTIVLVLIRNLI
- a CDS encoding ROK family protein produces the protein MTQSTHYLSIDIGGTFIKHALINHSGQIVFVKKEATPSNLSEFKDVLKNVLKEYTNQVKAVAVSCPGKIDSEAGIVYHGGALTFLHEFPLKDFIEKEINLPCGVMNDGKSAALAELWLGQLKGIENGGVMTLGTGVGGGLILNGSLHSGAHFQAGELSMMMLTSESPVAMDAIGGARGSAVNFVKQAAEMLGLDDVLDGRHVFEELEKKNELIYPLFENYCQGVAFMMMNVQAVVDLEKIAIGGGISAQPILVEEIKRQHQKILDGFPVFSSMMPPIEIVACHFRNEAGLLGALYHLLEEMDQH
- a CDS encoding LrgB family protein codes for the protein MLNDILKNPLLWITVTFGFYLLSSHLKAKYPSNPLFTPLSFTIIVIIILLMVFDVPLNTYQEGGKYFSLFITPATVSLAISLEKNFDYLRRYFPAILSGIFLGVLFHTILIFLFAKVFNFNQEMVVTLIPKSITTAIAVGVSDSLGGIVSLTVGLVVITGVLGAMIGPSVMKWFGVDDPVAQGIALGSASHAIGTSRAIEMGEVQGAMAGLAIVVTGITVVALAPIAAIVAGWVI
- a CDS encoding alpha/beta hydrolase; amino-acid sequence: MKRNYEAVLAEKIREQQYQVTHRDVPVTIKPIPDCDITGAMDPRLYQNQKKLSLIMKFMPKSLMKFDASPKSIKRLRKMFNSVDSTPMVEEKIEEMAFTVTAEDGYEIPMIRFQQAQPIENSPVLYFIHGGGFFAGSIDVVREALRLFVHETNMIAVSIDYRLAPENPYPIGHKDCYSGLRWLADHVSEWGADPHSIFVAGDSAGGNLTAYCSNRDIEENRQDVCGQILLYPTLNMGGVKDKYTEFSIDRDVKMYKKHESVIRPSIEIFSEMTGGLQEILGTDNVLVPYLTPYMSVSEKMPPTMITSGEHDFLTFESLAYAKKLIDLGVDTTVTLYNGMGHAYIDQIGNFPQAEDCIRDISDFVRKNRK
- a CDS encoding CidA/LrgA family protein; the encoded protein is MKQLFVIFLFSFLGEIVSKIIPIPGSVIGMVLLFFALHFKWIKMEQVEDTGHWLINNMGLFFVPAGVGLMANFEMLKDIWWQLLIIMVITTGLMIVFVGRVVQRIKRRFDKKTLLKKELKSHVE
- a CDS encoding phosphatase PAP2 family protein: MKKKTWALFILFAILLVSFTFMDLEISQILYNPESLFGWFFESFGEVVLALIGCFSAASLIRVSGKKWSIGNILLGVLFFFDTFMASFLITHYLKLPMVVMGLLAGLCFVIFPLIALKIKEADFEVVRRIAKAGVVISLAPIIIVTVLKVLWGRQRYRSMVNPAAEFTPWYVINGFTTDDNFMSFPSGHSANSATIIWITWLPMWLEKLKGKEMMLYGIVAAWIVCVMLSRVIMGAHFASDVLMGASITIALNLYLKKKWGGNPLREC